From a single Theropithecus gelada isolate Dixy chromosome 8, Tgel_1.0, whole genome shotgun sequence genomic region:
- the LOC112630211 gene encoding LOW QUALITY PROTEIN: uncharacterized protein LOC112630211 (The sequence of the model RefSeq protein was modified relative to this genomic sequence to represent the inferred CDS: inserted 1 base in 1 codon; substituted 1 base at 1 genomic stop codon), with product MICKTGKQPGQSQGRPADGPVERRLTPEQAVCPKDLPRDHTPLCHSLWRPETSRCRLHLAPLSHSLDGEGGSPVRGPQEAEGSXVWEVPYSTXGSRAPGSSVPALPYIFFHAAAETRMPTNSFRTKGSSSATYVFASYVPRTSLQFHMTALI from the exons ATGATCTGCAAAACAGGAAAACAACCCGGCCAGAGTCAGGGGCGGCCAGCAGATGGCCCTGTGGAGCGCCGCCTGACCCCCGAGCAAGCTGTGTGCCCCAAGGACCTGCCCCGAGATCACACGCCTCTCTGCCACTCACTCTGG aGACCAGAAACCTCGAGGTGCCGTCTTCACTTGGCTCCTCTCTCACACAGCCTCGACGGAGAAGGTGGGTCCCCGGTGCGGgggccccaggaggcagagggct CTGTATGGGAGGTTCCGTACAGCACCTAAGGAAGCCGTGCGCCTGGCTCTTCCGTTCCAGCTCTTCCCTACATCTTCTTTCACGCCGCAGCGGAAACCAGAATGCCTACTAATTCCTTCAGAACCAAAGGCTCAAGCAGTGCTACCTATGTGTTTGCTTCTTACGTCCCCCGAACGTCGCTACAATTCCACATGACAGCCCTTATCTGA